In the Halorussus salinus genome, CGGCCATCCCGTCGCCCGCGGCGGCGAACACCGCGGCGAGCGTCGGTCCGGTGGCTTCGACCGCCACGTCGGCGGTGTGGTCGCGGAGTTCGTATCCCATGCCCGAGGAGACGACTGGGTATCGGATAGTTCCCGCCGTTTCCGGGCGGGCCGACCGCCCGCGACCGGCCGCGCCGGGCCGTCTGCGCGCCGGTCGGACGACACCGCGTCCCAAGGGCGGTGGAATTATATTGCCCACCGACCTACGCCAAACTAGTGAGCGTCAACGTCGATACCGAAATCGCCCGCCCCGGCGACGACAGCTACGTCGAGGCGGCGTGGCAACTCAAAGAGCGCATCCGCCACGATGAAGACGTGCTCAAACAGCGCAAGGGCTTTTTCACCGACGCCTACCGGCGCTCGACGGTCTATCTCTTGGTAAGCAGGGAAGGCGGCGACGAACGACTGATGGGGTTCGCGGCGGTCCGACGCGACGGTTACATCCTCTTTCTGGCCGTCTCGCCGAAGTTCCGCGGCGAGGGGGTCGGCAAGCGACTCGTCGGCCGAGTCGCGGAGGACCACGACACCATCACCTGTCACGCGCGAGCGAGCAACGAGAACGCGCTGGGCTTCTACGAGCATCTCGGCTTCGAGGTGGACCGCCACATCGAGAACTACTACGAGGACGGTGGCGACGCCTACTATCTGAAACTCGGCAGGAGCAACAGCCTCACCGAGAAGCTCTCGGAGTTCATGCGCGGGTAGGTCGCCAAAAGTGACGCCCGGAATAGTTTTGCCGGTGGCGTGAGCCACCCGATTCGTGATAGCTTCGCTCCGCGCGCGCCTCGACGCCGCCGAGGAGAGCGCCAACGACGCGCTCCCCGGACCCCTCAAAGTCGGGTTTCTGACGCTCTACCTCTTCTCGACGGCGAGCGCCGACTGGTTCGACGCGCTGGCGCGTCGCCGAGGAGTCGGTCGGTGGGCCGACGCCGGTATCGCGGTCCTCGTCGGGTTACAGGTCGGCGGGATGGCGCTGGTCGCGGGCGCGGCGTGGCAGGCGCTCGGCCGGACGCGGGCCACCGCGCTCAACGACCCCGTGAACGCGGTCGCCCTGCCGGGCGTCAACGAGTTCATGCCGCTGGCGGCCGCACCCTACGTCGTCGCCGGACTGGTCGTCGCCACCGTGGTCCACGAGGCTGGCCACGCGCTGGTCTGTCGCCGGGCGAACGTCGCGGTCACCGAGTGGGGCGTCGCGCTCCTGTTCGGTCTCCTCCCGCTCGCGGCGTACGTTCTCCCCGACGACGCCATCGAAAACGCGCCAGTCCGGACGAAACTCCGGATGTACGCGGTCGGCGTGTTCCACAATCTGCTGGTCGCGGTGGTCGCGCTCGCGCTCCTCTTCTCGCCGCTCTCGGCCGGGTCGCCGCTCGACGCTTACCTGACGTACTTCGGGTGGGCGCTGACCGGCGGGTCGCCGCCGACGGCCGCCGCAGTCGCCGAAATCGGCGTTCTGACGAACCTCGCGTTCTGGCTCGCGCTGTTGAACGCCAACTTCGCGCTGTTGAACGCGCTCCCGGTCTCGGTGTTCGACGGCGGGCGCGTGTTGGCGCTCGCGCTCCGCGCGTCGGCCGACAGGCTCGGTATCGCGCTCTCCCCGCTCGCGGAGTCGGCGGTCGTCCACGGGGCGTCGCTCCTCGCGGTCGCACTGGTCGTCGCGGCGCTCCTCGGTCCCGCGCTTCCGGTGTGAACTCCCACAGTTCGTCGGTCCTCACCCCACCGGTCGTTCCCTCGCCACGCGGTCGGTCACTTCGGCATCGAGGATTTTCACGTCGGCTGACCTTCGTGACGCGGATAGACAATCTTAAAGACTCGGACCGAGCATTGCCCGACAGCATGGAAGAGCGCACCCTGAGATACCTCCGTGGTCGCTTCCGCGACCACTACCGGGCCGCGGACCTCACGCCCCCGCCGGACCCGCAGTTCCGCGAGTGGGGCTACATCCCGTGGACCCACGGGCCGACGACGATGGTCCGCCACCAGTCGCTACTGGAGTTGGGGGACCTCGGGGACTTTCTGCGGCGCGAGCGCCCGCGCCACGTCTACTTCTCGGCCGGGCGCTACGACGACCCCGGCGCGGACGACATGGAGGAGAAAGGGTGGCGCGACTCGGACTTGGTGTTCGACATCGACGCAGACCACCTGACCGGCGTGGACCCCCAGCAGGACTCGTACGGCGAGATGCTGGCCGCCGGGAAGGCCGAGGTCGAGAACCTCATCGACCTGCTGGCCGACGACTTCGGATTCGAGGAGCTAACGGTCGTCTTCTCGGGCGGCCGGGGCTACCACGTCCACGTCCGCGACGAGGAGATTCGGGGTCTCGACCGGGATGAACGCCGCGAAATCGTGGACTACATCCGCGGCGACGGCATCGAACTCGACGCCATCCAGCGCACCGAGATGGGCGGCACCGCGACCCGGCGGGTCCTCAAGAAAGACGGCGGGTGGGGTCGCCGGGTGCATCGGGAACTCCTCGCGCTGGCCGACGAACTGCTGGAGTTGGACGAGGAGGACGCCCTCGACCGACTCAAGGAGTTCGACCGCATCGGCGACGGCCGCGCGAAGACCATCCTCGGGGCGGTCTCGGAGGACTACGAGAAGTTGGAGAGCGGGAACATCGAGCGCGGCGGGCCGGGCATCCGCCAGTTGGCGAAGGTCATCACCCAGTCGGTCGTCGCCGACCAGTCGGCCGCGATAGACGAACCCGTCACGACCGACCTCCGGCGACTCATCCGCTTGCCGGGGAGCCTCCACGGCGGCACCGGTCTCGAAGTGACCCGCATCCCCCGCGACGAGGTGGCCGCCTTCGACCCGCTCGTGGACCCGGTGCCCGAGACGTTCGCGGGCAACGAGATAGCGGTCGAAGTGACCGACCCCGGCCCGGTCGAACTCGACGGCGAAAGCTTTACCCTCTCGGCTGGCGACGTATCGCTTCCGGAACACGTGGCCGTCTTCTTGATGGCCCGCGGCCGCGCGGAGAAGGGACGCGAATGAGAGGCGGCCGACCGACGCGCCCCGCGCCGCCGCGACGAACAGCCACCGACGGCCCCGACCCGACGAACGAGACACCGCGACCATGACAGGACGACGATGAATCTGGACGAACTCCGCACGGTACAGAGCAAGGAGCGGTCGAAAGATAGCCTCCAACACCTGCGGGAGTCCTTCTACGCGGACGTGGCCGACTATATCGCCGACCTGAAAGACCAGCGCGACACTGCGGCCGAGCGCGCGGACAGTCCGTTCGACGACCCCGAGGTCAACCAGTTGACCGACGAGATAAAGACCGCCGAAGACGTGGTGGAGGCGGTCTACGAGCGCCGCGTCGGCAAAATCGTCAAGCGCGCCAGCCTCGCCGCGGCGGGGATGCCCGCCGACGAGGAGGGTCTGACCAGCGAGGAGCAGGACCTCTTCGAGGGGTTGGTCGAGCGCATCGAATCGAACAAGCAGGACGTGCTGGACGTGCTGGCGGGCGAGACGGAGAGTCCCGCCGAATCGTCGCCGACCCCGACGCCCGCCGACGGCGCGGCCGACTCCGGCGGCCAGCACGCGCGCGGGGAGACCGCCGCACCGGACCCCGGCGACCCGCCCGCCGCGGGTGAGTCGGGCGAGGACGTGAGCGCGGCGGACGTGATGGGCGACGGGAGCGTGGGCGGGGACTCCTCGGGCGGTTCGACGCCCGCCGTCAGCGACGCGGACTCCGACGGTCAGCGCCCCGCCGCGGCGGAGGCGGCCGCCATCGCCGACGAATCGGACGGCGGTCCCGCGGGTCGAACCGGTTCGGATTCGACCGGCGAATCGGCAGGTGGGGCCGCCGACTCGGCCTCCTCGACGCCCGACGCCGCGGGCGGAGCGCCAGCACCCGATTCGGACGCCGACCCCGACGGGGACGACCCGCTCGCGGGTCTGGACGAGCGCACGACCGTCCGACTCACCGACGACGTGGGCGAAATCTTCGGCGTGGACGAGCGCACCTACGACCTCGAATGCGAGGACGTGGTGACCCTGCCCGAGGCCAACGCCGCGCCGCTCGTTGAACGCGGCGCGGCCGAGGAGTTGGAGTAGCGCGGCGAGTCGGCGATTTTCGCGGAACCTATCGCGTTCGAAACGACGACTCTCGGACAGCTGTAGGTTTCTCTACGAAAGCTATATGTTGGTCTGCAGATTGTAGATATCTCTCCGACGAATCGAGCGTCACGACAAAAATCGACCGTGAATCGCGCTCGCCGAGACAACCCACGGCGAACGCCCGGTGAATCGTTCCACCGGGAACACCGCAATCCACCGCGAGCGAACGACGGCTCGGAAGACGCGGTTCGTCTTCCGGTGTTTTTCATGAAAGTTTTGCCAGCGAGAAATCGCGGCGACGCCGCGATTTCTCGCACAGCAAAAGTTTCACTGGAAGGTCCTGCCGAGTTGGTCCTGCTCGGTCGCGGGTTCCGCGGAGTCGAACTGCTCTTCGATCTCGTCGTAGCGCTCCTTGGTCTGCTCGGTGACGCTGGGCGTCACCTCGTCGAGCGCCTGCTCGAAGTGTTCCTTGCTGATGCGGACGTTGCCCACGCTCTCGCCGATCTCCTCGGGGTCCACGCTGTGGATGAACTCCCGGCTGGCGGCCATCGACGCCTCGCGCGTGACGGCCTCGATGTCCGCGCCGACGTAGCCATCGGTCTCCGCGGCGAGCCAGTCGAGGTCCACGTCGTCGGCGACGGGCTTGTCGCGGGTGTGGACTTGGAAGATGGCCTTGCGGGCCTCCTCGTCGGGCACCGGCACGTGGACGTGGCGGTCCAAGCGACCGGGCCGCAGGAGCGCCGAGTCGATGAGGTCGGGGCGGTTCGAGGTCGCGATGACCACGACATCCTCCAACTCCTCGAGACCGTCGAGTTCGGTCAGCAGTTGCGAGACGACCCGCTCGCTGACCTGCGAGCCGCCGCCCTGACCGCTACCGCGCTCGGTGGCGATGGAGTCTATCTCGTCGAAGAACAC is a window encoding:
- a CDS encoding GNAT family N-acetyltransferase; this translates as MSVNVDTEIARPGDDSYVEAAWQLKERIRHDEDVLKQRKGFFTDAYRRSTVYLLVSREGGDERLMGFAAVRRDGYILFLAVSPKFRGEGVGKRLVGRVAEDHDTITCHARASNENALGFYEHLGFEVDRHIENYYEDGGDAYYLKLGRSNSLTEKLSEFMRG
- a CDS encoding site-2 protease family protein, which produces MIASLRARLDAAEESANDALPGPLKVGFLTLYLFSTASADWFDALARRRGVGRWADAGIAVLVGLQVGGMALVAGAAWQALGRTRATALNDPVNAVALPGVNEFMPLAAAPYVVAGLVVATVVHEAGHALVCRRANVAVTEWGVALLFGLLPLAAYVLPDDAIENAPVRTKLRMYAVGVFHNLLVAVVALALLFSPLSAGSPLDAYLTYFGWALTGGSPPTAAAVAEIGVLTNLAFWLALLNANFALLNALPVSVFDGGRVLALALRASADRLGIALSPLAESAVVHGASLLAVALVVAALLGPALPV
- the priS gene encoding DNA primase small subunit PriS — encoded protein: MEERTLRYLRGRFRDHYRAADLTPPPDPQFREWGYIPWTHGPTTMVRHQSLLELGDLGDFLRRERPRHVYFSAGRYDDPGADDMEEKGWRDSDLVFDIDADHLTGVDPQQDSYGEMLAAGKAEVENLIDLLADDFGFEELTVVFSGGRGYHVHVRDEEIRGLDRDERREIVDYIRGDGIELDAIQRTEMGGTATRRVLKKDGGWGRRVHRELLALADELLELDEEDALDRLKEFDRIGDGRAKTILGAVSEDYEKLESGNIERGGPGIRQLAKVITQSVVADQSAAIDEPVTTDLRRLIRLPGSLHGGTGLEVTRIPRDEVAAFDPLVDPVPETFAGNEIAVEVTDPGPVELDGESFTLSAGDVSLPEHVAVFLMARGRAEKGRE